A single genomic interval of Koleobacter methoxysyntrophicus harbors:
- the rlmD gene encoding 23S rRNA (uracil(1939)-C(5))-methyltransferase RlmD has protein sequence MNDEIPVVKNGYYTIQIQDLGYKGEGIGRYKGFTVFVRGGIPGDLVEVKIVKINKNFCYGKLIKVITPSADRIRERCPVAEKCGGCQIQNMNYEAQLEFKTRLVKETIERIGKLSGVVIHKCIGMEDPWRYRNKAQFPVGNISGEVAIGFFAPGSHRIIPVDSCLIQHYVTDDILRIIKDFIKKYNIDIYDEATGKGLLRHVVIRTGFNTGETMIVLVINGRNLPHYRRLISMITGEIKTVRSIVLNINRENTNVILGKENITIYGSDRIRDYISDLQFLISPLSFFQVNPIQTQVLYDRAVEYASLTGKETVFDLYSGTGTISLFMAKRARKVYGIEIVEDAAEDARENARINNITNVEFIAGPVEDIIPELHKKGIKADVIVLDPPRKGCDPALLNTVIEMRPARIVYVSCNPATLARDLNILDRGGFQPLEIQPVDMFPHTSHVECVVSIKREDSQAAV, from the coding sequence ATGAACGATGAAATACCTGTAGTTAAAAACGGATATTATACCATACAGATTCAGGACCTGGGTTATAAAGGAGAAGGTATCGGTAGATATAAGGGTTTTACCGTATTCGTCCGGGGCGGAATACCCGGTGACCTGGTGGAAGTGAAAATAGTAAAAATAAATAAGAACTTTTGTTACGGCAAGCTTATAAAGGTTATTACCCCTTCTGCTGACAGGATTCGGGAGAGGTGCCCGGTTGCTGAAAAATGCGGTGGGTGCCAGATTCAGAACATGAACTATGAAGCACAGCTTGAATTTAAAACCCGGCTGGTTAAGGAAACTATAGAGAGGATAGGGAAACTCAGCGGGGTGGTAATCCATAAATGCATCGGCATGGAAGACCCCTGGAGGTATAGAAACAAGGCCCAATTCCCTGTGGGTAATATTTCAGGGGAGGTAGCGATAGGTTTTTTTGCCCCCGGGAGCCATAGGATAATTCCTGTTGACTCTTGTTTGATCCAGCATTATGTTACCGATGACATTTTGCGAATTATAAAGGATTTTATAAAGAAATACAATATTGATATTTATGACGAAGCCACCGGTAAAGGGCTTCTCAGACATGTAGTTATAAGGACGGGCTTTAACACAGGGGAAACCATGATTGTTCTGGTAATCAACGGGCGAAACTTACCCCATTACCGCAGGTTGATAAGCATGATTACAGGGGAAATCAAAACCGTTAGAAGCATTGTGCTGAACATAAACAGGGAAAATACAAATGTGATTTTAGGAAAAGAGAATATTACTATATATGGCAGTGATAGAATTAGAGATTACATAAGTGATCTGCAATTTTTAATTTCACCCCTATCTTTTTTTCAGGTTAATCCCATCCAGACGCAGGTTCTCTATGACAGGGCTGTAGAATATGCCTCCCTTACGGGGAAGGAAACAGTGTTTGATTTATATTCGGGAACGGGTACTATTTCCCTTTTTATGGCGAAAAGAGCCCGAAAGGTTTACGGCATCGAAATAGTTGAAGATGCAGCAGAAGATGCCAGGGAGAATGCGAGAATCAATAATATAACGAATGTTGAGTTTATAGCCGGTCCTGTAGAGGATATAATCCCTGAATTACATAAAAAGGGGATAAAGGCTGATGTAATTGTCCTTGACCCTCCCAGGAAGGGGTGTGATCCAGCCCTCCTCAATACTGTGATAGAAATGAGACCTGCCAGGATAGTGTATGTTTCCTGCAACCCTGCTACCCTTGCCAGGGATTTAAATATCCTCGACAGGGGCGGATTTCAGCCCCTTGAAATCCAGCCTGTTGATATGTTTCCCCATACCAGCCATGTGGAGTGCGTGGTTTCCATCAAAAGGGAAGACAGTCAAGCAGCAGTTTAA
- a CDS encoding response regulator produces the protein MEKILVIEDSKLMRQKIVDILEKMGCENIIQLNNADVIYNNPKFYMKDVKLLIIDIGLPGISGIELAKKLNSYPEYTNIPIIFLTAHSEVNIVKEAIQSGATDFIVKPINEDIFEKRISKFISRFKGRSTNLYIHEEDIKEKIDIEYQRAIRSKQSVSFIILDVDEKYGEKTLLEIKSMLRRIDMVHILKNKRILIILPITAQEGCKVVIDKIHKKLSEKNINLHGSKSITFQPESKITVENILEELKLPE, from the coding sequence CTGGAAAAGATACTGGTAATAGAGGATTCTAAATTAATGAGACAAAAAATTGTAGATATATTAGAAAAAATGGGTTGTGAAAACATAATTCAATTGAATAATGCTGATGTAATATACAATAATCCAAAGTTTTATATGAAGGATGTTAAACTTCTTATTATCGATATAGGATTGCCTGGTATTAGTGGTATTGAATTAGCTAAAAAATTGAATAGTTATCCCGAATATACTAATATACCGATCATATTTCTAACTGCCCACAGCGAAGTAAATATAGTTAAAGAAGCAATTCAGTCAGGTGCTACGGATTTTATTGTAAAACCTATTAACGAAGATATTTTTGAAAAAAGAATTTCTAAATTTATAAGTAGATTTAAGGGCAGAAGTACAAATTTATATATTCACGAAGAGGACATTAAAGAAAAAATTGATATAGAATACCAACGGGCTATTCGTAGTAAACAGTCTGTATCATTTATTATTTTGGATGTAGATGAAAAGTATGGGGAAAAGACTTTGCTAGAAATAAAATCAATGCTGCGTAGAATTGATATGGTGCACATTTTAAAAAATAAACGAATATTAATCATCTTACCTATAACTGCTCAGGAAGGATGTAAAGTGGTCATAGATAAAATCCATAAAAAATTATCAGAAAAAAATATTAATCTACATGGTAGTAAATCGATTACCTTCCAACCTGAATCAAAGATAACAGTAGAAAATATATTAGAAGAACTTAAATTACCCGAATAA
- a CDS encoding acetyl-CoA hydrolase/transferase family protein: MDQRIKNRELRKKITTPQKAAEFIKDGMNIATSGFTPSGYPKAIPLALAEKVKKTGEKIRIGLLTGASVGDELDGALAEQGIIAKRYPYQTNKPIRDRINAGETAYADIHLSHFPQQVRYGFFGKIDIAIIEAAAITEEGNIIPTTSVGASPAFTRAADKIMIEINTSQPLELKGIHDIYQLQDPPSRKPIPLTKPDDRIGYPYIPVNPDKIQCIVITDIKDNVRPFAPVDETSRKMAGHLIEFLQNEVKKGRLPQNLLPLQSGVGSVANAVLLGLLESPFQNMDFYSEVIQDSVFDLIDAEKIRIASGTSITPSEEGLIRFYNNIDSYKNKIILRPQEISNNPEVIRRLGSIAMNTAIEVDIYGNVNSTNIMGSRMMNGIGGSGDFARNAYLSIFTTPSTAKNGDISCIVPMVSHVDHTEHDVHVIVTEQGIADLRGLSPRERAEVIIENCAHPDYKPMLRDYYRRAVENGGHIPHIMKEALSWHERFLETGSMK, from the coding sequence ATGGACCAAAGGATAAAGAACAGAGAATTAAGAAAAAAGATAACTACCCCGCAAAAAGCAGCCGAATTCATAAAAGATGGGATGAATATAGCCACCAGCGGGTTTACCCCTTCAGGCTATCCCAAAGCAATACCCCTTGCACTGGCTGAAAAAGTAAAAAAAACGGGAGAAAAAATCCGCATCGGGTTGCTGACGGGTGCATCAGTAGGGGATGAACTAGACGGAGCATTGGCAGAACAGGGTATCATAGCAAAAAGATATCCCTATCAGACCAACAAACCCATAAGAGACAGAATAAATGCCGGGGAAACAGCCTATGCCGATATCCACCTGAGCCACTTCCCCCAGCAGGTGCGTTACGGATTCTTCGGGAAGATAGATATAGCCATAATAGAAGCGGCGGCAATAACCGAAGAAGGAAACATAATTCCAACCACATCGGTAGGAGCATCCCCTGCCTTTACCCGTGCAGCGGATAAAATAATGATAGAGATAAACACCAGTCAGCCCTTAGAACTAAAAGGGATCCACGACATATATCAGCTCCAGGACCCTCCTAGCAGAAAACCTATCCCCTTAACAAAACCGGATGATAGGATAGGTTATCCGTATATACCTGTAAATCCCGATAAGATCCAGTGTATAGTTATAACGGACATCAAGGACAACGTAAGGCCCTTTGCACCGGTAGATGAAACCAGCCGGAAGATGGCCGGCCATCTCATAGAATTCCTGCAAAACGAAGTAAAAAAAGGCAGACTGCCCCAAAACCTCCTTCCCCTCCAATCAGGGGTCGGGAGTGTAGCCAATGCGGTACTTTTGGGCCTTTTGGAATCACCCTTTCAAAACATGGATTTCTATTCCGAAGTAATTCAGGATTCCGTCTTTGACCTCATAGATGCCGAAAAAATCAGGATAGCGTCAGGGACCTCCATTACACCCTCAGAAGAAGGGCTTATTAGATTCTATAACAACATAGACAGTTACAAAAACAAAATAATATTAAGGCCCCAGGAGATAAGCAACAACCCGGAGGTCATCAGGAGACTGGGGTCCATCGCAATGAACACAGCCATAGAGGTAGACATATACGGAAACGTGAACTCAACCAACATAATGGGCTCAAGGATGATGAACGGTATAGGGGGTTCAGGGGATTTTGCCAGGAATGCGTATCTGAGTATCTTTACAACGCCCTCAACCGCAAAGAACGGAGATATATCATGTATAGTCCCCATGGTTTCCCATGTCGATCATACGGAACATGACGTCCATGTGATTGTTACGGAGCAGGGAATAGCCGATTTGCGGGGGCTTTCTCCCAGAGAGAGGGCAGAGGTGATTATCGAAAACTGCGCCCACCCCGATTATAAGCCGATGCTTCGAGACTACTATAGGAGGGCGGTAGAAAACGGCGGGCATATCCCCCACATAATGAAGGAGGCCCTTTCCTGGCATGAACGGTTTTTGGAAACGGGGAGTATGAAATAG
- a CDS encoding type II toxin-antitoxin system PemK/MazF family toxin has product MERFIKGEVVVVPFPFSDLTNSKRRPAFVLANLSGDDLILCQITSQNIKDSYAIPISEKDFEKGSLVKNSNVRPNRIFTADRGIVLYSVGKIKKEKITEIEDKVIQIIKG; this is encoded by the coding sequence GTGGAAAGATTTATAAAAGGTGAAGTAGTTGTCGTTCCCTTTCCATTTTCTGATCTTACAAATTCTAAAAGGCGTCCAGCATTTGTCCTGGCTAATTTAAGTGGAGATGATTTAATCCTTTGTCAGATTACGAGTCAAAACATTAAAGATTCTTATGCTATCCCAATTAGTGAAAAAGATTTCGAAAAAGGGTCATTAGTGAAAAACAGCAATGTTAGACCAAACAGAATTTTTACAGCAGATAGAGGGATAGTTTTATATAGTGTTGGTAAAATAAAGAAGGAAAAAATAACGGAAATAGAGGACAAAGTAATTCAAATAATAAAAGGTTAA
- a CDS encoding sigma-54-dependent Fis family transcriptional regulator: MIFDIDEHIRKINIQWQNFINNKPVDTNIVNKMIYDSWQRCKTYAIDPNMSEYNHVLSEDEMKKRLEKNAELINVAWPILETLADNISETNFRVDLFDSEAYLLKTKGKSEIIEDSKRLKSFPGVSKREEHSGTNAIALSYLHKKPVLVIGPEHYIRLFHFWSCATAPIHNLKGEIIGFVNMTGYRDKIHPHTLGMVVSIVKAIEQNLKLHEITKELSRQNALLENIIDTVEKGLIVIDENGYIKKMSRSAYSLLEIDKTSEPPVKINEIFDSWQSVHSQIKNCKRAFSQELTYKRNKINKNLYLEIKPMQLKDCTQTLVTFQEIRSIQNLAKRFGTTGARFSFKDIIGSNKGLAKVTEMAKRIAKSNAKVLLLGESGTGKELFAHAIHNCSNYRHGPFVTLNCAAIPSELIESELFGYEEGAFTGARKGGMIGKIEMADGGTLFLDEINSMTLNLQAKLLRFLQSNTFTRLGGQKELEVDVRIIAASNKDLKREIEKGNFREDLYYRLNVVSIFIPPLRERKEDIPDLIHYFIAKFSRILNANYYPDPSFIEVLTAYHWPGNVRELENTIERAIAVSTDYLLTPQCLPDEICKPSSVRSLETTAVTPVSYKNLREMERKHLMTVLKDTGGNISKTARILGVSRNTVYRKIKEMNIEW; encoded by the coding sequence ATGATTTTCGATATTGATGAGCATATTCGCAAAATAAATATTCAGTGGCAGAATTTTATCAACAATAAACCAGTAGACACAAATATAGTAAATAAAATGATTTACGATTCATGGCAAAGGTGCAAGACATATGCTATTGACCCAAATATGTCAGAATATAACCATGTTCTCTCAGAAGACGAGATGAAAAAAAGGTTGGAAAAAAATGCGGAGCTAATTAATGTTGCATGGCCTATACTGGAAACATTGGCAGATAATATATCGGAAACAAACTTCCGTGTAGATCTTTTTGATTCAGAAGCTTATCTTTTAAAAACCAAGGGCAAATCGGAAATTATAGAGGACTCAAAGAGGCTTAAATCCTTTCCAGGCGTAAGCAAACGGGAAGAGCATTCGGGGACCAATGCTATTGCTCTTTCATATCTTCATAAAAAACCGGTTCTGGTAATCGGACCTGAGCACTATATCCGCCTGTTCCATTTTTGGAGCTGTGCTACTGCACCCATCCACAATTTAAAGGGGGAAATTATTGGCTTTGTAAATATGACAGGTTACAGAGATAAAATACACCCCCATACTCTTGGAATGGTTGTCAGTATAGTTAAAGCCATTGAACAAAATTTGAAGCTCCATGAAATTACTAAGGAATTATCAAGGCAGAATGCTCTCCTGGAGAACATTATTGATACCGTAGAAAAAGGTCTAATAGTTATTGATGAAAATGGCTATATAAAGAAGATGAGCCGTTCTGCCTATTCGTTGCTTGAGATTGACAAAACATCGGAGCCTCCAGTTAAGATTAATGAAATTTTTGATTCATGGCAATCTGTTCATTCTCAGATCAAAAACTGCAAACGTGCTTTTTCACAGGAGTTGACCTATAAGCGGAACAAGATTAATAAAAATCTTTACCTAGAAATAAAACCCATGCAGTTGAAGGACTGTACCCAGACTTTAGTCACTTTTCAGGAGATTCGTTCGATACAGAATCTTGCAAAACGGTTCGGAACAACAGGTGCCAGATTTTCCTTTAAAGATATAATCGGTTCTAATAAAGGTCTGGCTAAAGTGACTGAAATGGCAAAAAGAATTGCAAAAAGCAATGCTAAGGTTTTACTCCTGGGAGAGAGCGGTACAGGCAAAGAATTATTTGCCCATGCTATCCATAATTGCAGTAACTATCGTCATGGCCCATTTGTAACTTTGAACTGTGCGGCAATCCCTTCTGAATTAATTGAAAGCGAACTTTTTGGGTATGAAGAAGGTGCTTTTACCGGCGCGCGAAAGGGAGGCATGATAGGTAAAATTGAAATGGCTGACGGCGGTACCCTTTTTCTGGATGAAATCAACTCTATGACACTTAATTTACAAGCAAAGTTGCTTCGTTTTCTTCAGAGTAATACCTTTACCCGTCTGGGGGGGCAAAAGGAATTGGAAGTGGATGTAAGAATTATTGCCGCAAGCAATAAAGACCTCAAGAGAGAAATTGAAAAGGGAAACTTCCGCGAAGATCTATACTATAGATTGAACGTAGTTTCTATCTTTATTCCTCCATTACGGGAAAGAAAAGAGGATATACCTGATTTAATACATTACTTTATTGCGAAATTTAGCCGGATTTTAAATGCCAATTACTACCCTGATCCCAGCTTTATAGAAGTACTTACTGCATATCACTGGCCTGGCAATGTAAGAGAGCTGGAAAATACTATAGAGAGGGCGATTGCTGTTTCGACAGACTACCTCTTGACCCCTCAATGTCTCCCTGATGAAATATGCAAACCAAGCTCTGTTAGAAGTCTTGAAACAACCGCTGTTACTCCAGTTTCATACAAAAACCTTCGCGAAATGGAACGGAAACATTTGATGACCGTGTTAAAGGATACGGGAGGAAATATTTCTAAAACGGCAAGAATTTTAGGTGTTTCTCGCAATACTGTATATCGGAAGATTAAAGAAATGAATATAGAATGGTGA
- a CDS encoding alanine/glycine:cation symporter family protein has product MEAIKAFNDWLNGIVWGPPMLVLIVGTGVYLTLRVNFLQVQRFGYIIKNTILKMFEKTELEEGEITPFQALSTALAATIGTGNIAGVATAIAAGGPGAVFWMWVSAFFGMVTKFSEIVLAVQYREKKPDGTWAGGPMYYITKGLNMKWLAVLFAFFGGIAAFGIGNMVQANSVADALNTTFGVPKIASGIILAILAGLVIVGGIKRIAQVTEKLVPIMAVFYVLGALIIIIMRIQFLPAAFASIFAHAFTPAAAAGGFLGAAVKHAIRYGVARGVFSNEAGLGSAPIAHATARTDHPVRQAMWGVFEVFADTIVICSLTALTILVTGAWHSGLSGASLTTLAFNEGLPGPGGIIVAIGIMLFAFSTLISWAFYGERCVEYLLGTAAGKAYRVIFLPFIVIGAVGGMTLIWDIADTLNGLMAIPNLIGLLALSSVVVRLTKEFFTTKA; this is encoded by the coding sequence ATGGAAGCCATTAAGGCCTTTAATGATTGGCTAAATGGTATAGTATGGGGGCCGCCAATGCTGGTCCTCATAGTAGGAACAGGTGTTTACCTTACCCTGAGGGTAAATTTCCTGCAGGTTCAGCGGTTCGGTTATATCATTAAAAACACTATTTTGAAAATGTTTGAAAAGACCGAACTGGAAGAGGGTGAGATAACACCATTCCAGGCTCTGTCTACAGCGCTTGCTGCAACAATAGGGACGGGTAACATTGCAGGGGTTGCTACTGCAATTGCAGCCGGCGGGCCGGGAGCCGTTTTCTGGATGTGGGTGTCGGCCTTCTTCGGTATGGTAACCAAGTTCTCAGAAATCGTCCTTGCAGTTCAGTACAGGGAAAAGAAACCTGACGGTACATGGGCAGGGGGGCCGATGTACTATATTACCAAGGGCCTTAATATGAAGTGGCTGGCAGTGCTGTTTGCATTTTTTGGCGGGATAGCCGCATTTGGTATAGGCAACATGGTGCAGGCCAACTCCGTTGCTGATGCCCTTAACACGACTTTTGGAGTTCCTAAAATAGCTAGTGGGATAATTCTAGCGATATTAGCAGGGCTCGTTATAGTCGGCGGTATTAAGAGGATTGCTCAGGTTACCGAAAAATTAGTTCCCATTATGGCAGTATTTTATGTACTCGGAGCACTTATTATAATTATAATGCGAATTCAGTTTCTGCCTGCTGCATTTGCCAGTATTTTTGCTCATGCCTTTACCCCTGCAGCAGCAGCCGGCGGATTCCTGGGAGCTGCAGTAAAACATGCAATCAGATATGGTGTAGCCCGTGGGGTTTTCTCCAATGAAGCTGGTTTAGGTAGTGCACCAATAGCACATGCTACTGCCAGAACTGACCATCCTGTCAGACAGGCCATGTGGGGTGTTTTTGAAGTTTTTGCAGATACTATTGTGATTTGCTCATTAACTGCACTTACAATTCTGGTTACAGGTGCATGGCACTCCGGACTGTCTGGTGCCAGCCTTACCACACTAGCCTTTAATGAGGGTCTGCCAGGGCCTGGCGGTATTATAGTTGCAATTGGTATTATGTTGTTTGCCTTTTCAACATTGATAAGCTGGGCATTCTATGGTGAAAGATGTGTAGAATATTTGTTAGGTACCGCTGCCGGTAAGGCCTACCGTGTCATATTCCTTCCATTTATCGTTATAGGAGCTGTTGGTGGGATGACCCTGATATGGGATATTGCCGATACCTTAAACGGTCTTATGGCAATACCTAACTTAATAGGTTTACTTGCTCTGAGCAGTGTAGTTGTAAGGCTGACCAAAGAATTTTTTACAACAAAGGCATAG
- a CDS encoding MoaD/ThiS family protein, protein MFVQIKVDRSLKDFIDPSFKSKDCIELDIGSDTTVEECLSILGIKNPKEVVTLVNGRIKHRETTLEDGDEIQIYPLLIGG, encoded by the coding sequence ATGTTCGTACAAATAAAGGTTGACCGGAGTTTGAAGGATTTTATTGATCCATCCTTTAAATCAAAGGATTGTATAGAACTTGATATTGGTAGTGATACCACTGTAGAAGAGTGCCTGAGCATTTTAGGTATAAAAAACCCAAAAGAGGTTGTAACACTGGTAAACGGCAGAATCAAACACAGAGAGACCACTCTGGAAGATGGGGACGAAATCCAGATTTATCCCCTGCTCATCGGCGGATAA
- a CDS encoding aldehyde ferredoxin oxidoreductase family protein, with product MLGGYTGKVLNIDLTEGIITEETFGEEVLRKFIGGSGLGAKILYERTTPDTEPLSPENPLIYMTGPLTGTKVPASGRHEITAISPLTGIFGEGDAGGTWGMNLKKAGFDGIIITGRAESPVYIFIQDGKARILDGRDLWGLDTFQTDQKIKEIHGQNSVVSCIGPAGEKQVLIAGIMHDGKDARAVGRTGLGAVMGAKNLKAVAVSGTGRIPVADEEGLRQNLKQVLPGIVEKTKTLGLLGTAGGVVPSETIGDLPIKNWKQGGWEDAEKISGQKMAETILRKRYYCGSCPIGCGRDVEIKEGPYKGVDGAGPEYETLGMLGSCCLINDLEAVAYAADLCNRYGLDTISTGGVIAFAMELYEHGLITKDDLGGIELTWGNAGAAIELIKKIANKEGIGELLGMGVKKAADKIGGLAHEFAIHTKGLELPAHDPRAFNSLAVGYATSNRGACHLQGATYFFEKTATMPEIGYKEPQDRHGTEGKGRLNFYAQNIMCLMDSLKLCKFLLYGGVTLTMMTQWIKYVVGWDITVDELLETGERIFNLKRLYNTQRGISRKDDTIPMRILTQPRRDKGAGENLPPFGKMLNEYYQIRGWTDEGIPKQETLKRLGLTELT from the coding sequence ATGCTAGGAGGCTATACGGGGAAAGTATTGAACATAGACCTGACAGAAGGGATAATAACCGAAGAGACCTTTGGTGAAGAAGTCCTCCGAAAGTTTATAGGGGGAAGCGGCCTTGGTGCTAAAATCCTTTACGAACGGACAACACCCGATACGGAACCTTTAAGCCCCGAAAACCCGCTTATATACATGACGGGCCCGCTTACAGGTACAAAAGTACCCGCCTCAGGCCGGCACGAAATAACAGCCATATCACCCCTCACAGGCATCTTCGGGGAAGGCGATGCTGGAGGCACATGGGGTATGAACCTCAAAAAAGCAGGTTTTGACGGAATAATAATAACCGGCAGAGCCGAAAGCCCCGTATATATATTTATCCAGGACGGCAAAGCCCGGATTCTAGACGGTCGGGACCTGTGGGGCCTTGACACCTTCCAGACAGACCAGAAAATCAAGGAAATACACGGCCAAAACAGTGTAGTATCCTGTATCGGACCTGCCGGAGAAAAACAGGTACTGATAGCCGGAATAATGCATGATGGCAAAGATGCCAGGGCAGTAGGGAGAACGGGCCTGGGAGCTGTCATGGGCGCAAAGAACCTCAAAGCCGTAGCAGTATCAGGAACAGGGCGAATACCCGTGGCAGACGAAGAAGGTCTAAGACAAAACCTAAAACAGGTTTTGCCGGGCATAGTAGAAAAAACAAAAACCCTGGGGCTGTTAGGTACAGCAGGAGGTGTAGTGCCCTCAGAAACAATAGGGGACCTGCCCATAAAAAACTGGAAACAGGGAGGCTGGGAAGACGCAGAAAAAATATCCGGTCAGAAAATGGCCGAAACAATACTGAGGAAGCGTTACTACTGCGGTTCATGCCCTATAGGCTGCGGCAGAGATGTAGAAATCAAAGAAGGCCCCTACAAAGGGGTCGATGGAGCAGGCCCGGAATACGAGACCCTCGGAATGTTAGGCTCATGCTGTCTTATAAACGACCTGGAAGCAGTAGCATATGCTGCAGACCTCTGCAACCGCTACGGGCTTGATACAATATCCACCGGCGGTGTAATAGCCTTTGCCATGGAGCTTTATGAACACGGGCTCATAACAAAAGACGACCTGGGCGGCATAGAACTCACCTGGGGCAATGCCGGAGCAGCCATAGAGCTTATAAAAAAAATAGCCAACAAAGAAGGCATAGGAGAACTCCTGGGTATGGGCGTCAAAAAAGCAGCAGACAAAATAGGGGGCCTTGCCCACGAATTTGCCATCCATACCAAAGGGCTGGAATTACCTGCCCATGACCCAAGGGCATTCAACAGCCTAGCGGTAGGTTATGCGACCAGCAACAGGGGTGCATGCCACCTCCAGGGAGCCACTTACTTCTTCGAAAAAACCGCTACGATGCCCGAGATAGGCTACAAAGAGCCCCAGGACCGACACGGCACGGAGGGCAAGGGCAGGCTGAACTTTTATGCCCAGAACATCATGTGCCTTATGGATTCCCTCAAACTCTGCAAATTCCTCCTGTACGGAGGGGTAACCCTGACCATGATGACCCAGTGGATAAAATACGTAGTAGGCTGGGATATCACCGTAGACGAACTTTTAGAGACGGGAGAGAGGATATTCAACCTCAAGCGGCTGTATAACACACAACGCGGCATAAGCCGAAAAGACGATACCATCCCCATGAGGATCCTGACCCAGCCCCGCCGGGACAAAGGAGCGGGAGAGAACCTGCCTCCCTTCGGGAAAATGCTCAATGAATACTACCAGATAAGGGGCTGGACCGATGAAGGGATACCCAAACAGGAAACCCTGAAAAGATTAGGACTTACAGAATTAACCTAA